The Chryseobacterium sp. 52 genome includes a region encoding these proteins:
- a CDS encoding 2-hydroxyacid dehydrogenase — protein sequence MKILLLDKNHPLITEQLLAKNFVLEEDFTSSYDEVCDKIGNYDGIIIRSRIPLDKNFLEKGKNLKFIARVGAGMENIDIPVAEKLGIQLINSPEGNRDSVAEHVVGMLLILMNRLFIASQEVKNGIWKREENRGDELLGKTVGLIGYGNMGKATAKRLSGFGCKVIFHDILPGLSDEYASQVSLEELKNSADILSLHIPLTEETFYLIDKKFISEMKNDFYFVNTARGKNIETKYLVDGLKSGKVKGACLDVLEYEKSSFENIETKNDDFTYLLESEKTIVTPHIAGWTHQSKEKLAQVIVDKIVKGFAR from the coding sequence ATGAAAATTCTTCTTTTAGATAAAAACCATCCTCTTATCACAGAGCAGCTTTTGGCTAAAAACTTTGTACTGGAAGAGGATTTTACGTCTTCCTATGATGAGGTTTGTGATAAGATTGGAAATTATGACGGAATTATCATCAGAAGCAGAATTCCTTTGGATAAAAACTTTTTGGAAAAAGGAAAAAATCTGAAGTTCATTGCCAGAGTTGGAGCTGGAATGGAAAATATTGATATTCCTGTTGCTGAGAAATTAGGAATTCAACTGATTAATTCTCCGGAAGGGAATAGAGATTCTGTAGCTGAACACGTTGTCGGAATGCTTTTGATTCTGATGAACCGGCTTTTTATTGCTTCCCAGGAAGTGAAAAACGGGATTTGGAAACGGGAAGAAAACAGAGGTGACGAGCTGCTTGGAAAAACTGTTGGATTAATAGGATATGGTAATATGGGGAAAGCTACAGCGAAAAGGCTTTCCGGATTTGGATGTAAAGTCATATTTCATGATATCCTTCCCGGACTTTCTGATGAATATGCTTCACAGGTAAGTTTAGAAGAATTAAAGAACTCTGCAGATATCTTAAGTCTGCATATTCCGCTGACTGAAGAAACGTTTTATCTCATTGATAAAAAGTTTATTTCAGAAATGAAAAATGACTTCTATTTTGTTAATACAGCCAGAGGGAAAAACATAGAAACTAAATATTTAGTTGACGGATTGAAGTCTGGAAAAGTAAAAGGAGCCTGCCTTGATGTTCTCGAATATGAAAAATCTTCTTTTGAAAATATTGAAACAAAAAACGATGATTTTACCTATCTTTTAGAATCTGAAAAAACAATTGTCACGCCTCATATAGCAGGCTGGACGCATCAGAGTAAAGAAAAACTTGCTCAGGTGATTGTAGATAAAATTGTGAAGGGGTTTGCAAGGTAG
- a CDS encoding TonB-dependent receptor, producing MKGLFFLGLTIGSAAFIQAQNKDSLKIREIEAVNFTKRLPVAKEIINVQKDVDSRNLGQDLPILLKNQTSVISTSDAGNGVGYTGFRIRGVAGRGINVMMNGVPYNDSESQGTFFVNVPDLTSSASQIVIQRGVGTSNNGVSAFGASINVISKEPDEKMYFKTDDSYGSFNTYKYSAEAGSGKFWKNRLSVMGRYTRIHSDGYIDRATSKLNSYNFTALFEEGKTRLRVMAFGGKEKTYQAWNGIDRPTWETNPKFNYSGQYTDLFTGEEKFYDNETDNYRQNHYQLLWEQKFNDNWNLETTLHYTKGSGYYENYKRVDETDAEATHYSNYNLPVPIVNGAAVEQTDFIRKKWLNNDFYGAVSTLYGKLDQVDLNFGVVANQYYGRHFGNVTGVYFPQVNEYEYYRNRSVKTELSAFAKALWRTGEHFEFFGDLQIRNIDYNTKILTAGDGEGGNLDKNWLFFNPKAGVNYKIGSGKVFFSYAHAHREPNRDDLMSNNEVKAEKLHDFEAGIEKQLGIVSLTANLYYMYYVNQLVLNGQLNNVGAFIRTNSGKSYRRGVEIGALAKLSKQFELTGNLTLSQNRNVDFNIKNNGVVQSLGNTEISFSPNVIANLGLKFNPSKNFQFALMNQYVGKQYLDNTDDKNLQLKDYFLTDFNAQYQFTIANNDIALKLLVNNLFNKKYVNNGAVYYGDPYYFSQAGTNFMFGISWKIQ from the coding sequence ATGAAAGGATTATTTTTTTTAGGGCTTACCATAGGCTCTGCAGCCTTTATCCAGGCTCAAAATAAAGATTCCCTGAAGATCAGGGAGATTGAAGCAGTTAATTTTACCAAAAGACTGCCGGTTGCCAAGGAAATTATCAATGTGCAGAAAGATGTAGACAGCAGAAATCTGGGTCAGGATCTTCCGATTCTCTTAAAAAATCAAACCTCTGTGATCTCTACCTCTGACGCCGGAAATGGTGTTGGTTATACAGGATTCAGAATCCGTGGAGTAGCGGGAAGGGGAATCAATGTGATGATGAATGGTGTTCCGTACAACGATTCAGAAAGCCAGGGGACGTTCTTTGTTAATGTTCCGGATCTTACAAGCTCTGCCTCGCAGATTGTGATTCAGAGAGGGGTGGGAACTTCCAATAACGGAGTTTCTGCTTTTGGAGCGAGTATTAATGTGATTTCAAAGGAGCCGGATGAGAAGATGTACTTTAAGACCGATGACAGCTACGGATCATTTAATACCTATAAGTATTCTGCGGAAGCAGGTTCCGGGAAATTCTGGAAAAACAGACTTTCGGTTATGGGAAGATATACCCGCATCCATTCTGACGGATATATTGACAGGGCAACATCAAAACTGAATTCTTATAACTTCACCGCATTATTTGAAGAAGGGAAAACACGACTTCGTGTAATGGCTTTCGGAGGGAAGGAAAAAACGTACCAGGCTTGGAACGGAATCGACCGACCGACTTGGGAGACCAATCCGAAATTCAATTATTCAGGTCAGTACACAGATCTTTTTACAGGAGAAGAGAAGTTTTATGATAATGAAACGGATAATTACAGACAAAATCATTACCAGCTTTTATGGGAGCAGAAATTCAATGATAACTGGAATCTGGAAACTACTTTGCACTATACAAAAGGAAGTGGATATTACGAAAACTATAAAAGAGTGGATGAGACAGATGCAGAGGCAACCCATTATTCCAACTACAATTTGCCGGTACCTATTGTCAACGGAGCTGCTGTTGAGCAAACTGATTTTATCAGAAAGAAATGGCTGAATAATGATTTTTACGGTGCTGTGTCTACCCTTTATGGAAAACTGGATCAGGTAGATCTTAATTTTGGTGTAGTAGCCAACCAGTATTACGGGCGACATTTCGGGAATGTGACCGGGGTTTACTTTCCACAGGTCAATGAATATGAATATTACAGAAACCGTTCTGTAAAAACTGAATTATCAGCTTTTGCAAAGGCTTTATGGAGAACAGGGGAACATTTTGAATTCTTCGGAGATCTTCAGATCAGAAATATTGATTACAATACAAAAATCCTGACTGCGGGAGATGGAGAAGGTGGCAATCTTGATAAAAACTGGCTTTTCTTTAATCCAAAAGCAGGGGTGAACTATAAGATCGGAAGCGGTAAAGTTTTCTTTTCCTATGCCCATGCCCACCGTGAACCTAACAGAGATGACCTGATGAGCAACAATGAAGTGAAAGCTGAAAAGCTGCACGATTTTGAGGCTGGAATTGAAAAACAGTTGGGAATTGTTTCTTTAACGGCTAACCTATATTATATGTATTACGTTAATCAATTGGTACTGAACGGACAATTGAATAATGTAGGCGCATTTATCAGAACAAATTCAGGGAAAAGTTATAGAAGAGGGGTTGAAATTGGTGCATTGGCCAAGCTTTCCAAACAATTTGAACTAACAGGAAATCTGACGCTGAGCCAGAACCGGAATGTTGATTTTAATATTAAAAATAATGGAGTTGTTCAAAGTCTGGGAAATACAGAAATATCATTCTCCCCGAATGTTATTGCCAATCTTGGACTGAAATTCAACCCATCAAAGAATTTCCAGTTTGCTTTAATGAATCAATATGTAGGGAAACAGTATCTTGATAATACAGATGACAAAAACCTGCAGCTGAAAGATTATTTTCTGACAGATTTCAATGCACAGTACCAGTTTACCATAGCTAATAATGATATTGCTTTGAAGTTATTGGTGAATAATCTTTTCAATAAGAAATATGTAAATAATGGGGCTGTTTATTATGGTGATCCATACTATTTTTCACAGGCAGGAACTAATTTTATGTTCGGGATCAGCTGGAAAATTCAATAA
- a CDS encoding acyl-CoA thioesterase: MAKVKKASESLTIMTNIVLPNETNSLRNLFGGELLAKMDRCASISAARHCERRVVTASVNHVSFNHPIPEGGVVVLESKVSRAFSTSMEVYVDVWLDDPINQKKIHTNEGIYTFVAVDEFNRPIPIPDMIPETEEEKERHAAAIRRKELSLILSGRMKPLESVELKKLFQEPQEPKKEKK; the protein is encoded by the coding sequence ATGGCAAAAGTAAAAAAAGCGTCAGAATCTCTGACTATTATGACGAATATTGTTCTTCCGAACGAAACCAACTCTTTAAGAAATCTTTTCGGAGGTGAGCTTTTGGCAAAAATGGACCGTTGTGCTTCCATTTCTGCTGCAAGACACTGTGAAAGAAGAGTGGTAACAGCTTCTGTAAATCACGTTTCTTTCAATCACCCAATTCCTGAAGGTGGAGTGGTGGTACTTGAATCTAAAGTTTCCAGAGCTTTCTCTACGTCTATGGAAGTATATGTAGATGTGTGGTTGGATGACCCTATCAATCAGAAGAAAATTCATACCAATGAAGGGATTTATACTTTCGTTGCAGTAGATGAGTTCAATCGTCCTATTCCTATTCCGGATATGATCCCGGAAACAGAAGAAGAAAAAGAAAGACATGCTGCTGCTATCAGAAGAAAAGAACTTTCTCTTATTCTTTCGGGAAGAATGAAACCGTTGGAATCTGTTGAGCTTAAAAAACTTTTCCAGGAGCCACAGGAGCCTAAAAAGGAAAAAAAATAA